A region from the Coffea eugenioides isolate CCC68of unplaced genomic scaffold, Ceug_1.0 ScVebR1_159;HRSCAF=649, whole genome shotgun sequence genome encodes:
- the LOC113755586 gene encoding protein FAR1-RELATED SEQUENCE 7-like: MDCNKLVEDRTPELEMEFNSEEDAYKFYNNYAFKTDFNVCKDYLNKDKDGVTTSRRYSYCKEGVKRKYEGMLIDYNFFGDVVTFDTTYKINKEYHPLVVFVGFNQLRQIVIFDAALMYDETIDSFKWVFGTFRKVMCGKRPNTILTDQDHAMAAALSVIMPETFHGLYTFHIRRNFMKHLGNHYKKNSDLPYMFGACMYEFEEVEQFNRVWEAMVKKYNLENNKWLFELYQIRDKWFFRHFNRVIDDKRHNELITEYEMRQKLPMVGLRQTPVLVHATETYSPTVFVAFQNEYDESTAMVILRQQDAGIFVEFAVMRYDGGSERIVVFNRNDLNVHCSCKKYENEGILCGHSLKVFDTVGIKTIPLEYVKRRWTRRARAGDCFDR, from the exons ATGGATTGTAACAAATTGGTAGAAGATAGGACCCCTGAATTAGAAATGGAGTTCAATAGTGAAGAGGATGCGTACAAGTTTTACAACAACTATGCCTTTAAAACGGATTTTAATGTATGCAAAGACTATCTAAATAAAGACAAAGACGGTGTGACGACGTCTAGGAGATATAGTTACTGCAAGGAAGGTGTAAAACGCAAGTACGAAG gaatgttaattgattaCAACTTTTTTGGAGACGTAGTCACATTCGACACAActtacaaaataaataaagaatacCACCCACTTGTAGTGTTTGTGGGTTTTAACCAACTTAGGCAAATTGTGATATTCGATGCTGCCCTTATGTATGATGAGACTATAGATTCTTTCAAATGGGTATTTGGTACATTTCGAAAAGTAATGTGCGGAAAGCGTCCAAATACCATATTAACCGATCAAGATCACGCCATGGCAGCCGCTCTTTCAGTTATCATGCCAGAAACATTTCACGGTCTATATACGTTTCACATAAGGCGTAATTTTATGAAACATCTTGGCAATCATTATAAGAAAAATAGTGATCTTCCATACATGTTTGGTGCCTGCATGTATGAGTTTGAAGAAGTGGAACAGTTCAATAGGGTGTGGGAGGCGATGGTGAAAAAATACAATCTTGAAAATAATAAATGGCTTTTCGAGTTGTATCAAATTCGTGATAAGTGG TTCTTTAGACATTTCAATCGAGTGATTGATGATAAGAGACATAATGAACTCATCACAGAATATGAAATGAGGCAAAAGCTCCCTATGGTTGGGTTGAGGCAAACACCTGTGCTTGTACATGCAACAGAAACGTATTCACCCACCGTATTTGTTGCATTCCAAAATGAATATGACGAGTCAACAGCTATGGTTATATTGAGACAACAAGATGCAGGGATATTTGTAGAGTTTGCGGTCATGAGATATGATGGAGGATCTGAAAGAATAGTGGTATTCAATCGGAATGATCTAAATGTACATTGTAGTTGCAAAAAATACGAGAATGAAGGAATTTTGTGTGGACACTCATTGAAGGTGTTTGATACCGTAGGCATAAAGACAATTCCTCTTGAATACGTTAAGAGACGATGGACAAGAAGAGCTCGAGCTGGAGACTGTTTTGATCGGTAA